The proteins below come from a single Pelagibaculum spongiae genomic window:
- the tusA gene encoding sulfurtransferase TusA, translating to MSTTPESPTHLPEHQHLLDTSGLYCPEPVMMLHNAVRDMQPGEILKVIATDPATTRDIPKFCNFLGHDMIFSDIESEPLLYFIKKQ from the coding sequence ATGAGCACAACACCTGAATCACCGACCCACTTGCCCGAGCACCAGCACCTTTTAGACACTTCGGGACTCTACTGCCCGGAACCGGTGATGATGCTGCACAATGCTGTGCGCGATATGCAGCCTGGTGAAATTCTTAAAGTGATTGCCACCGATCCGGCGACCACGCGTGACATCCCTAAATTTTGCAATTTTCTTGGTCATGACATGATCTTCAGCGATATCGAGTCTGAGCCGCTGCTCTATTTCATTAAAAAACAATAA
- a CDS encoding insulinase family protein: protein MPKLRLLPLVISGALVLSGCGQNPIKTVTDLIYPADPVADSVTQAANPADQIVIKSPADMRQYRYLSLDNGMQLLLISDEEADKAAAAVNVAAGSWQDPDNRNGLAHFLEHMLFLGNAKYPEVDGYFKFIQANGGGANAFTSRTHTNYFFDINAQQLQPALDQLAQFFVSPKLDPAYVDRERNAVDSEYKLHAKEDGWRNYLALGQTANPEHPASKFSIGNLQTLNNEDGTSLWQDLKDFYDTYYVSGNLSVVISGKEDLDTLESWAMASFKGVPEGPSTDNSIGIEPYTAKQKGVRINLEPLADTRDLLLEFPLPTLVGHEAEKPLQYLGKLLGHEGQGSLHSLLKSKGWIDSLGAGGRDVPGEYSNFSINMSLTPAGLENIDAITETVFGYLHLIHSRGIRESIFQEQTKLSDLSFQFQSKGSPSGTASGLAAAMQNTPAKYLLKQGYRFETFSPALINNYLERMTPQNLRQVVVAKGLETDQSEQWYGTKFSMKPLSNSYLKQLEQARPDQALDIAKANPFVPENLKVIDATDQQQPEQLINQPGLTAWFMHDNKFQRPRAYINLRLSTPVASASPENVVYGSLLTSLVRRSLNEYAYPAAEAGLGYGLSISREGLNLSVSGYSDKQLVLMKAVVEALKNTPINPEILELERHQLEEDINNQSFDKPFRQASSGLRDALFNRAWDSSKLLKAVAQVTPEQIEKYRQQLLSKLHQEMLFFGNIDADTAKDQAQQINGWLASQPAERFDESLNLLQGRGQYQLDLDIKHADSTLIRYYQSPVKSIEKRAEIGLLGRMIRSPFFNQLRTEQQLGYVVFAGPRPYEDRPGMVFVIQSPVADPKELTIRIDAFLEQQSQAMSELSDADLMQYKQGLIGDLRKKDTSLAARNGRLFGSIEEQDYSFDLRERIAQAVEAVTKDQLVESYQQLLANPQVIPLDVSSWGEKFRDNPQYQQLKGSAAVCFDSSCFNGLPKDK from the coding sequence ATGCCCAAACTTCGACTTTTACCTTTAGTTATTTCCGGTGCACTGGTTTTATCAGGTTGTGGACAAAACCCGATTAAAACGGTCACTGACCTAATTTATCCAGCGGATCCTGTTGCAGATTCAGTCACCCAAGCAGCCAATCCAGCCGACCAGATTGTGATTAAAAGTCCGGCGGATATGCGTCAATATCGTTATTTGAGCTTGGATAACGGCATGCAGCTGTTACTCATTTCAGATGAAGAAGCCGATAAGGCCGCAGCGGCAGTTAATGTGGCAGCAGGCAGTTGGCAAGACCCTGATAACCGCAATGGTTTAGCGCACTTTCTGGAGCACATGTTGTTCCTTGGCAATGCCAAGTACCCAGAAGTTGATGGCTACTTCAAATTTATTCAGGCAAATGGTGGTGGGGCCAACGCATTTACTTCACGCACCCACACCAATTATTTTTTCGATATTAATGCCCAGCAATTACAGCCAGCACTCGATCAGTTAGCTCAGTTTTTCGTATCGCCTAAGCTAGACCCTGCATATGTAGATCGTGAGCGAAATGCAGTCGATTCCGAATATAAACTGCATGCCAAAGAAGATGGCTGGAGAAATTACCTCGCACTTGGCCAAACCGCTAACCCTGAGCACCCAGCGAGCAAATTTTCGATTGGTAACCTGCAAACACTGAATAATGAAGATGGCACTTCACTGTGGCAGGACTTGAAAGACTTTTACGATACCTATTATGTTTCAGGCAACCTGAGTGTTGTGATCTCCGGTAAAGAAGATTTAGATACATTAGAAAGCTGGGCAATGGCTTCATTTAAAGGTGTGCCTGAAGGCCCATCAACCGATAATTCAATTGGTATTGAGCCTTACACCGCAAAACAAAAGGGGGTTCGAATTAATCTAGAGCCACTTGCTGATACTCGAGATTTATTACTGGAATTTCCGCTACCAACATTAGTTGGCCATGAAGCTGAAAAGCCATTGCAGTATTTAGGCAAGCTGTTAGGGCATGAAGGGCAAGGTAGTTTACACAGTTTATTAAAAAGCAAAGGCTGGATTGATTCTTTAGGCGCTGGTGGTCGTGATGTTCCTGGTGAATATAGTAACTTCAGCATTAATATGAGCCTGACACCTGCAGGGCTGGAAAATATCGATGCGATTACTGAAACAGTTTTTGGCTATTTACATTTAATTCACAGCCGCGGTATTCGAGAATCAATTTTCCAAGAACAAACCAAGCTTTCTGATTTAAGCTTTCAATTCCAATCCAAGGGCAGTCCTTCTGGAACTGCATCTGGCTTAGCGGCTGCAATGCAAAATACCCCAGCCAAATACCTGCTAAAACAAGGTTATCGCTTCGAAACATTTTCTCCTGCATTAATTAATAATTATTTGGAGCGAATGACCCCGCAAAACTTGCGGCAAGTTGTGGTTGCTAAAGGGCTTGAAACCGACCAAAGCGAGCAGTGGTACGGCACTAAATTTTCAATGAAACCATTATCTAATAGCTATTTGAAGCAATTAGAGCAAGCGCGCCCAGACCAAGCATTAGATATTGCTAAGGCTAACCCGTTTGTACCAGAAAACCTCAAGGTAATTGATGCTACTGACCAGCAACAACCGGAGCAATTAATTAATCAGCCGGGATTAACTGCCTGGTTTATGCATGACAATAAATTCCAGCGACCACGGGCTTATATTAATCTACGCCTTTCAACACCGGTTGCTTCAGCATCACCAGAAAATGTAGTTTACGGTTCATTATTAACTTCTCTGGTTCGCCGTAGTCTCAATGAATACGCTTATCCAGCAGCCGAAGCAGGGCTTGGCTATGGGTTGTCTATTAGTCGAGAAGGTTTGAATTTATCAGTTTCAGGTTATAGCGATAAACAGCTGGTATTAATGAAAGCAGTGGTTGAAGCACTAAAAAACACTCCGATTAATCCAGAAATTCTAGAGCTAGAACGTCATCAGCTGGAAGAAGATATTAACAACCAGTCCTTTGATAAACCTTTCCGTCAGGCTTCGTCAGGCTTGCGAGATGCTTTATTTAATCGCGCTTGGGATTCTAGCAAGTTGCTAAAAGCAGTGGCTCAGGTAACACCAGAGCAAATTGAAAAATATCGCCAGCAATTGCTTTCAAAACTGCATCAAGAAATGCTGTTCTTTGGCAATATCGATGCTGACACAGCAAAAGATCAGGCGCAGCAAATCAATGGCTGGTTAGCTAGCCAGCCAGCTGAACGATTTGATGAATCACTGAATTTACTGCAAGGCCGCGGTCAATATCAGTTAGATTTAGATATTAAACATGCTGATTCAACACTAATTCGCTATTACCAGAGCCCAGTTAAAAGCATTGAAAAACGTGCTGAAATTGGTTTATTAGGCCGCATGATACGCAGCCCATTCTTTAATCAACTACGTACTGAGCAGCAGTTAGGTTATGTGGTATTTGCTGGCCCTCGTCCTTATGAAGATCGCCCAGGTATGGTATTTGTAATTCAGTCACCAGTGGCTGATCCGAAAGAACTAACTATACGAATTGATGCTTTCCTTGAGCAGCAAAGCCAAGCAATGAGCGAGCTTTCAGATGCAGATTTAATGCAATACAAGCAAGGCTTAATCGGCGACCTTCGCAAGAAAGACACTAGCTTAGCTGCTAGAAATGGGCGCTTGTTTGGCAGTATCGAAGAGCAAGATTACAGCTTTGATCTTCGAGAAAGAATTGCTCAGGCAGTCGAAGCGGTCACTAAAGATCAGCTAGTCGAAAGTTATCAACAACTATTAGCCAACCCACAAGTGATTCCTTTGGATGTTTCAAGCTGGGGAGAAAAATTCCGCGATAACCCTCAGTACCAACAGTTGAAAGGCAGCGCTGCAGTTTGCTTTGATTCCAGCTGTTTTAATGGATTGCCAAAAGATAAGTAA